One window of the Methanofollis sp. genome contains the following:
- a CDS encoding YkgJ family cysteine cluster protein, translating into MRGVDDLADEVMGVGFACTRCGACCTEVSGDSNLVIVSPAEVRAVAGASGIPADEVADPYPDFLDGEDGRRFTFDWCLRREGGRCRFLDGVRCTVYAARPWICRTYPFMLDGDRLIVSECPGLGRPIGREAALALARALLERQSAEVREEAGIRAVMEAVPVPSGSVAVIDSEGVWVVHG; encoded by the coding sequence ATGCGGGGAGTAGACGACCTCGCCGACGAGGTCATGGGGGTCGGGTTCGCCTGCACGCGGTGCGGCGCCTGCTGCACCGAGGTGTCGGGGGACTCGAATCTCGTCATCGTCTCGCCGGCTGAGGTGCGGGCGGTGGCCGGGGCGTCGGGCATCCCTGCCGACGAGGTCGCGGACCCGTACCCAGATTTTCTGGACGGCGAGGACGGCCGGCGTTTCACCTTCGACTGGTGCCTGCGGCGCGAGGGCGGACGCTGCCGCTTTCTCGACGGCGTGCGGTGTACGGTGTACGCCGCCCGCCCCTGGATCTGCCGGACCTATCCTTTTATGCTGGACGGGGACCGACTGATCGTCTCCGAGTGCCCTGGCCTCGGGCGGCCGATTGGTCGGGAGGCGGCTCTCGCCCTTGCCCGCGCCCTGCTTGAACGGCAGAGTGCCGAGGTCAGGGAGGAAGCAGGGATCAGGGCGGTCATGGAGGCCGTGCCTGTCCCTTCAGGAAGTGTTGCGGTGATTGACAGCGAAGGAGTGTGGGTCGTTCATGGGTGA
- a CDS encoding GMP synthase subunit A — MLPIFVVNNHGQFNHLIHRKLRDLEIEVAMVPNTTSPAEVEKGCRGIILGGGPTLERAGNAAAYLDLGLPVLGICLGLHIIATARGGIVGPGAHGGYGGVAVDIAGKSEILAGYPDQIHVWASHADEVKQVPEGFTVYARSDICPVEAMGSEKDRIYGVQWHPEVSHTENGDLVFRNFERICGE; from the coding sequence ATGCTTCCCATTTTTGTCGTGAACAACCATGGGCAATTCAACCACCTCATCCACCGCAAACTGCGGGACCTGGAGATAGAGGTGGCGATGGTCCCGAACACCACCTCTCCGGCCGAGGTGGAGAAAGGGTGCAGGGGGATCATTCTCGGCGGCGGGCCCACGCTCGAACGCGCCGGCAACGCTGCTGCGTACCTGGACCTCGGACTGCCGGTGCTCGGCATCTGCCTCGGTCTCCATATCATCGCGACGGCACGCGGCGGCATCGTCGGGCCGGGCGCCCACGGGGGCTACGGCGGCGTCGCCGTCGACATCGCCGGGAAGAGCGAGATCCTGGCGGGCTACCCGGACCAGATCCATGTCTGGGCCTCGCACGCGGACGAGGTGAAGCAGGTCCCGGAGGGCTTCACGGTCTATGCCCGGTCAGACATCTGCCCTGTCGAGGCGATGGGGTCAGAGAAGGACCGCATCTACGGGGTCCAGTGGCACCCCGAGGTGAGTCACACCGAGAACGGCGACCTGGTCTTCCGCAACTTCGAGAGGATATGCGGGGAGTAG